The following are encoded together in the Novipirellula galeiformis genome:
- a CDS encoding 3-keto-disaccharide hydrolase: protein MFAAPSRYITAVIALLVLSASHVIADDSQWTSLFDGKSLAGWKKVGNEKSVWEVKNGALSGSGPASMLVTTSGPYKNFRYRAEVKISDGGNSGLYFRTTAEPGFSDGYEAQIDSTHTDPIRTGSLYGMCHVYKQHVKPDTWFAYEIEVRDDVWRGRNVTRIKVIIDGNELYEYLDFAQTFKEGHFAFQHHDPGSTVSIRKVEVQPLP, encoded by the coding sequence ATGTTTGCCGCGCCGTCTCGCTATATCACTGCCGTCATCGCCTTGCTCGTCCTCTCCGCCAGCCATGTGATTGCCGACGACTCACAATGGACGTCGCTGTTCGACGGCAAGTCCTTGGCCGGATGGAAAAAAGTTGGGAATGAGAAGAGCGTGTGGGAAGTCAAGAACGGAGCGCTTAGCGGATCGGGACCGGCATCCATGTTGGTCACGACCAGCGGCCCGTATAAGAATTTTCGCTACCGAGCTGAAGTAAAAATCAGCGATGGGGGCAACTCTGGCCTCTACTTTCGCACCACCGCGGAACCTGGATTTTCGGATGGTTACGAAGCGCAAATCGATAGCACCCATACCGACCCGATTCGCACTGGATCGCTCTACGGGATGTGCCATGTCTACAAGCAACACGTCAAGCCTGACACCTGGTTCGCTTACGAAATCGAAGTCCGTGATGACGTATGGCGAGGTCGCAATGTGACCCGCATCAAAGTCATCATTGATGGCAATGAACTTTACGAATATCTCGATTTCGCGCAGACCTTCAAGGAAGGCCACTTCGCCTTTCAACATCATGATCCGGGCAGCACGGTCAGTATCCGCAAAGTCGAAGTTCAACCGTTACCGTAA
- a CDS encoding 3-keto-disaccharide hydrolase has translation MHRAFTFLCFLCTVIGTVSANDDSGFVDLFNGKDLSGWNQRNGTATYRVEGDSIVGKTSEGSPNSFLCTDKSYGDFEMTFDVKVDSGLNSGVQIRSQNVGNKPEGRVNGPQVEISIDKMAGYVYGEAAGGWMTPDADRKPHDAFKDGQWNSYRIVANGNRIQTWINGTPISDLTHEERFKSHPKGFIGLQVHGIGAGKGPFEVRWRNLKLRELTK, from the coding sequence ATGCATCGTGCTTTTACATTTTTGTGTTTTCTGTGCACCGTGATCGGCACTGTGAGCGCTAACGACGACTCCGGCTTCGTTGACTTGTTCAACGGCAAAGATCTGAGCGGATGGAACCAACGCAACGGCACCGCCACCTACCGTGTCGAAGGTGACTCGATCGTCGGAAAAACATCCGAAGGCAGCCCAAACTCATTTCTATGTACCGATAAATCCTACGGCGACTTTGAGATGACATTCGATGTCAAAGTCGATTCGGGCCTTAACTCCGGTGTTCAGATTCGTTCACAGAATGTTGGCAACAAACCTGAGGGACGCGTCAATGGTCCGCAGGTCGAAATCTCGATCGATAAGATGGCAGGCTATGTTTACGGTGAAGCTGCTGGCGGATGGATGACACCGGACGCCGACCGCAAACCCCATGATGCATTCAAAGATGGCCAGTGGAACTCTTACCGCATCGTGGCAAATGGCAATCGAATTCAAACCTGGATCAACGGCACCCCCATTTCAGATCTGACACATGAGGAGCGTTTCAAGTCGCATCCCAAAGGCTTCATCGGGCTGCAAGTACATGGTATCGGAGCAGGAAAGGGGCCCTTCGAGGTTCGCTGGCGAAACCTGAAGCTTCGCGAATTGACGAAGTAG